One window of the Streptomyces sp. TS71-3 genome contains the following:
- the fdh gene encoding formate dehydrogenase: MGVRRWMRAWPVYRQLTGPDPLGRGKATESPRSAALAPRTEGADRVADSVCPYCAVGCAQRVYVRDERVVQIEGNPNSPVSRGRLCPKGSASKQLVTGPQRETKVRYRAPGATEWQDLDLDTAMDMVADRVLKARRRGWQDADENGNTLRRTMGIASLGGATLDNEENYLIKKLFTALGALQVENQARIUHSATVPGLGTSFGRGGATDYQQDLINSDFIVIMGSNMAEAHPVGFQWVMEAKARGARVVHIDPRFTRTSALADQHVTLRAGTDIAFLGGVINYIMEHDLCFREYVEAYTNGPHLLSESFQDTEDLDGLFSGYDPATAAYDASSWAYESAPVEPVPGHRAKEQAAPDQHGARGPVVDGCSEGLTCDFSMEHPRSVYQVVKRHFSRYTPEMVERICGVPQHVFLDVCRAWTGNSGRERTAALVYSVGWTQHSVGAQYIRAGAIVQLLLGNIGRPGGGVFALRGHASIQGSTDVPTLFNLLPGYLPMPDVTHEDLAGYVNAIRGRNQKGFWGNAESYTVSLLKEYWGEKATAENDYCFDYMPRINGDHGTYRTAMDMVDGKVFGYFLLGQNPAVGSAHGRLQRLGMANLDWLVVRDLTMIESATFWKDAPETETGEIVTQQCRTEVFFFPAASHVEKSGTFTQTQRMLQWRDQAVEPAGDQRSELWFFHRLGVILKQKLAGSTDERDLPLLDLAWDYATENGEPSAADVLRHINGIDLTTGRTVSGYTDLKPDGTTACGCWIYSGVYADEVNQARRRKSRFDTGPYDAEWGWTWPMNRRTLYNRASADPEGRPWSERKALIWWDEEHGEWTGHDTPDFERTKPPGYVPPTGCSGPAALRGDDAFIMMSDGKGWLFAPAGMADGPLPTHYEPHESPMRNLLYGQQSSPVRKVYGRPDNPSNPAPPEAHGEVFPYVFTAARLTEHHTAGGMSRQLPYLAELQPELFVEVSPELAAERGLTHLGRAHVITSRTAVDARVVVTDRLAPLRVDGRVVHQVWMPYHWGQTGLTTGDVVNDLIGVVVDPNVFIQESKVLTCDIRPGGRPRGPELIDYVQDYRRRAGVTPWTGVRIVTAGGPAHTEAQPWEAPPSKREDGGAPSEREDGEQRPKRDGRPANPEEPS; encoded by the coding sequence ATGGGCGTCAGACGATGGATGCGCGCATGGCCCGTGTACCGGCAGCTCACCGGGCCGGACCCGCTGGGCCGCGGCAAGGCGACCGAGTCGCCCCGTTCAGCCGCCCTCGCGCCCAGGACCGAGGGCGCCGACCGGGTGGCCGACTCCGTCTGCCCGTACTGCGCCGTGGGCTGCGCGCAGCGCGTCTACGTGCGGGACGAGCGGGTCGTGCAGATCGAGGGCAACCCGAACAGCCCCGTCTCCCGCGGCCGGCTCTGCCCCAAGGGCTCCGCGAGCAAGCAGCTCGTCACCGGGCCGCAGCGGGAGACGAAGGTGCGCTACCGGGCGCCGGGCGCCACCGAGTGGCAGGACCTCGACCTGGACACCGCCATGGACATGGTGGCCGACCGGGTGCTCAAGGCGCGGCGCCGGGGCTGGCAGGACGCCGACGAGAACGGGAACACCCTGCGGCGCACCATGGGCATCGCGAGCCTCGGCGGCGCCACGCTGGACAACGAGGAGAACTACCTCATCAAGAAGCTGTTCACGGCGCTGGGCGCGCTCCAGGTGGAGAACCAGGCGCGCATTTGACACTCCGCCACGGTTCCCGGTCTGGGAACCTCGTTCGGCCGCGGCGGAGCCACGGACTACCAGCAGGACCTGATCAACTCCGACTTCATCGTCATCATGGGCTCGAACATGGCCGAGGCCCACCCGGTCGGGTTCCAGTGGGTGATGGAGGCCAAGGCGCGCGGCGCCCGGGTCGTCCACATCGACCCGCGGTTCACGCGTACCAGCGCGCTCGCCGACCAGCACGTCACGCTGCGCGCGGGCACCGACATCGCGTTCCTCGGCGGAGTGATCAACTACATCATGGAGCACGACCTGTGCTTCCGGGAGTACGTGGAGGCCTACACCAACGGGCCCCACCTGCTGAGCGAGAGCTTCCAGGACACCGAGGACCTGGACGGCCTGTTCAGCGGCTACGACCCGGCCACCGCCGCGTACGACGCCTCCAGCTGGGCGTACGAGAGCGCGCCGGTGGAGCCGGTGCCGGGCCACCGGGCGAAGGAGCAGGCCGCCCCCGACCAGCACGGCGCCCGCGGCCCCGTCGTCGACGGCTGCTCGGAGGGCCTCACCTGCGACTTCTCGATGGAGCACCCGAGGTCCGTCTACCAGGTCGTCAAGCGGCACTTCTCCCGCTACACGCCGGAGATGGTGGAGCGGATCTGCGGGGTGCCCCAGCACGTCTTCCTCGACGTGTGCCGGGCCTGGACGGGCAACTCGGGCCGGGAGCGCACCGCCGCGCTGGTCTACAGCGTCGGCTGGACGCAGCACTCCGTCGGCGCCCAGTACATCCGCGCCGGAGCCATCGTCCAGTTGCTGCTGGGCAACATCGGCCGCCCCGGCGGCGGGGTCTTCGCACTGCGCGGGCACGCCAGCATCCAGGGCTCCACGGACGTCCCCACGCTGTTCAACCTGCTGCCCGGCTACCTGCCGATGCCGGACGTCACCCACGAGGACCTGGCCGGCTACGTGAACGCCATCCGCGGCCGGAACCAGAAGGGGTTCTGGGGCAACGCGGAGTCGTACACCGTCTCGCTGCTCAAGGAGTACTGGGGCGAGAAGGCGACCGCCGAGAACGACTACTGCTTCGACTACATGCCGCGGATCAACGGCGACCACGGCACCTACCGCACCGCGATGGACATGGTCGACGGGAAGGTGTTCGGCTACTTCCTGCTCGGCCAGAACCCCGCCGTCGGCTCCGCGCACGGCCGCCTGCAACGCCTCGGCATGGCCAACCTGGACTGGCTCGTCGTCCGCGACCTCACCATGATCGAGAGCGCCACGTTCTGGAAGGACGCGCCCGAGACCGAGACCGGGGAGATCGTCACCCAGCAGTGCCGCACCGAGGTGTTCTTCTTCCCCGCCGCCTCGCACGTGGAGAAGTCCGGCACGTTCACCCAGACCCAGCGCATGCTCCAGTGGCGCGACCAGGCCGTCGAACCCGCCGGCGACCAGCGCTCCGAGCTGTGGTTCTTCCACCGGCTCGGGGTGATCCTGAAGCAGAAGCTGGCCGGCTCCACCGACGAGCGCGACCTCCCGCTGCTCGACCTCGCCTGGGACTACGCCACCGAGAACGGCGAGCCGTCCGCCGCGGACGTGCTGCGCCACATCAACGGCATCGACCTGACCACCGGACGCACCGTCAGCGGCTACACCGACCTCAAGCCCGACGGCACCACCGCCTGCGGCTGCTGGATCTACAGCGGCGTCTACGCCGACGAGGTCAACCAGGCCCGGCGCCGCAAGTCCCGCTTCGACACCGGCCCGTACGACGCCGAGTGGGGCTGGACCTGGCCGATGAACCGCCGCACCCTCTACAACCGCGCCTCCGCCGACCCCGAGGGCCGGCCCTGGAGCGAGCGCAAGGCGCTGATCTGGTGGGACGAGGAGCACGGCGAGTGGACCGGCCACGACACCCCGGACTTCGAGCGGACCAAACCGCCCGGCTACGTGCCGCCCACGGGCTGTTCAGGACCCGCGGCGCTGCGCGGCGACGACGCGTTCATCATGATGTCCGACGGCAAGGGGTGGCTGTTCGCGCCGGCCGGCATGGCCGACGGCCCGCTGCCCACCCACTACGAGCCGCACGAGTCCCCCATGCGCAACCTCCTGTACGGGCAGCAGTCCAGCCCGGTGCGGAAGGTGTACGGGCGGCCCGACAACCCGTCCAACCCCGCCCCGCCCGAGGCCCACGGCGAGGTGTTCCCGTACGTGTTCACCGCCGCCCGGCTCACCGAGCACCACACCGCGGGCGGCATGAGCCGGCAACTGCCCTACCTGGCCGAGCTCCAGCCGGAGCTGTTCGTGGAGGTCTCCCCGGAACTGGCGGCCGAGCGCGGCCTCACGCACCTCGGGCGGGCACATGTGATCACCAGCAGGACCGCGGTGGACGCCCGCGTCGTCGTCACCGACCGGCTGGCGCCGCTGCGCGTGGACGGCCGCGTCGTCCACCAGGTGTGGATGCCCTACCACTGGGGCCAGACCGGGCTGACCACCGGTGACGTGGTCAACGACCTGATCGGCGTGGTGGTCGACCCGAACGTGTTCATCCAGGAGAGCAAGGTGCTGACCTGCGACATCCGGCCGGGCGGCCGGCCCAGGGGCCCCGAGCTGATCGACTACGTGCAGGACTACCGGCGACGCGCGGGCGTCACCCCCTGGACCGGCGTCCGGATCGTGACGGCCGGCGGCCCGGCGCACACCGAGGCCCAGCCCTGGGAGGCGCCGCCCTCGAAGCGGGAGGACGGGGGAGCGCCCTCGGAGCGGGAGGACGGGGAACAGCGCCCGAAACGAGACGGACGGCCGGCGAACCCGGAGGAACCCTCATGA